From Actinoplanes oblitus, a single genomic window includes:
- a CDS encoding DegT/DnrJ/EryC1/StrS family aminotransferase: MPPASGEGARVTASIPPARPVIGPDEIAAAVRVLGSGLVVQGPEVAAFEEEFAAVVAGRHCVAVNSGTSALYLTLLALGLGPGDEVIVPSFSFAATANAVRLAGATPVFADIEPGSFCLDPAAAAAAITSRTVAIMPVHLYGHPAAMDRIMPLAARHGLAVVEDAAQAHAAALHGVPAGAFGVAGCFSFYPTKNMHSLEGGMITTADPELARRLRLLRNQGMEQRYQNEVVGANLRLTDVAAAIGRVQLGRLAGWTERRRANAAFLDEHLAGVLTPPVAAGARHVYHQYTVRVPGSRDAFRAALTERGVGNAVYYPTPIHRLRPYANGTTHLPETDLAAAEVVSLPVFPTLTGAELERIAEAVNSAAVPA, from the coding sequence ATGCCGCCTGCCTCTGGTGAGGGAGCACGAGTGACGGCGTCCATTCCACCGGCCCGCCCGGTGATCGGCCCGGACGAGATCGCCGCCGCGGTCCGGGTGCTCGGCAGTGGGCTGGTCGTGCAGGGGCCGGAGGTCGCCGCGTTCGAGGAGGAGTTCGCCGCGGTGGTCGCCGGGCGGCACTGCGTCGCCGTCAACTCGGGCACCTCGGCGCTGTACCTGACCCTGCTGGCGCTCGGCCTGGGACCGGGCGACGAGGTGATCGTCCCGTCGTTCTCGTTCGCCGCCACCGCCAACGCGGTCCGGCTGGCCGGCGCCACCCCGGTCTTCGCCGACATCGAGCCCGGCTCGTTCTGCCTGGACCCGGCCGCGGCGGCCGCGGCGATCACCAGCCGGACCGTCGCGATCATGCCGGTCCACCTGTACGGCCACCCGGCCGCGATGGACCGGATCATGCCGCTCGCCGCCCGGCACGGCCTGGCCGTGGTGGAGGACGCCGCCCAGGCGCACGCCGCCGCCCTGCACGGCGTCCCGGCCGGCGCGTTCGGCGTGGCCGGCTGCTTCAGCTTCTATCCGACCAAGAACATGCACTCGCTGGAAGGCGGCATGATCACCACCGCCGACCCGGAGCTGGCCCGGCGGCTGCGGCTGCTGCGCAACCAGGGGATGGAGCAGCGGTACCAGAACGAGGTGGTGGGCGCGAACCTGCGGCTCACCGACGTGGCCGCGGCGATCGGGCGGGTGCAGCTGGGCCGGCTGGCCGGGTGGACCGAGCGGCGGCGGGCCAACGCGGCGTTCCTCGACGAGCACCTGGCCGGTGTGCTCACCCCGCCGGTGGCGGCCGGCGCGCGGCACGTCTACCACCAGTACACGGTGCGGGTGCCGGGGAGCCGGGACGCGTTCCGGGCCGCGCTCACCGAGCGTGGGGTGGGTAACGCGGTGTACTACCCGACGCCGATCCACCGGCTCCGGCCGTACGCGAACGGCACCACCCACCTGCCGGAAACCGACCTGGCGGCCGCCGAGGTCGTCTCCCTGCCGGTCTTCCCCACCCTGACCGGGGCCGAGCTGGAGCGGATCGCCGAGGCCGTGAACAGCGCCGCGGTGCCGGCGTGA
- a CDS encoding NUDIX hydrolase produces MRAVLATLGYVLSPDSARVLMIRRDTRPDDIHFGYYNGLGGKLEPDEDVAGGMRREIAEEAGLACGPLDFAGTISWPGFGRGGENWFGFLFRIPVWTGTPRTANDEGSLHWVERADLLAGKLPMWESDRHFLPLVFADSPTVFHGVMPFASGKAVSWSYTT; encoded by the coding sequence ATGCGGGCGGTACTCGCCACGCTGGGTTACGTTTTGTCGCCCGATTCCGCACGGGTGCTGATGATCCGCCGGGACACCCGGCCGGACGACATCCACTTCGGCTACTACAACGGGCTCGGCGGGAAGCTGGAGCCGGACGAGGACGTGGCCGGCGGGATGCGCCGCGAGATCGCCGAGGAGGCCGGGCTGGCGTGCGGCCCGCTCGACTTCGCCGGCACCATCTCGTGGCCCGGGTTCGGGCGGGGCGGGGAGAACTGGTTCGGTTTCCTGTTCCGGATCCCGGTCTGGACCGGGACGCCGAGAACCGCCAACGACGAGGGGTCGCTGCACTGGGTGGAGCGGGCCGACCTGCTCGCCGGGAAACTGCCGATGTGGGAGTCGGACCGGCATTTCCTGCCGTTGGTGTTCGCCGACTCCCCGACCGTCTTCCACGGCGTCATGCCGTTCGCCTCCGGCAAGGCGGTGTCCTGGTCCTACACCACGTGA
- the upp gene encoding uracil phosphoribosyltransferase yields MDVLVVDHPLAQTRLTAMRRTETESGVFRASLHELTTMVVYEAARLFAIEKYPIETPVARTEGTRLANPPLIVPVLRAGLGMADAALALLPESSMGFVGLARDEETHEPRAYMESLPADLSGQPVLVLDPMLATGGSLIHCCELLADRGCTDIIVCCVLAAPEGVERLRNSGLPLRLITASIDEGLNEKAYIVPGLGDAGDRQFGGMRRF; encoded by the coding sequence GTGGACGTCCTTGTCGTAGATCACCCGCTGGCTCAGACCCGGCTCACCGCGATGCGCCGGACCGAGACCGAGTCCGGTGTCTTCCGCGCCTCCCTGCACGAGTTGACCACCATGGTGGTCTACGAGGCCGCCCGCCTCTTCGCCATCGAGAAGTACCCGATCGAGACCCCGGTCGCGCGCACCGAGGGCACCCGGCTGGCCAACCCGCCGCTGATCGTGCCGGTGCTGCGGGCCGGCCTGGGCATGGCGGACGCCGCCCTGGCGCTGCTGCCCGAGTCGTCGATGGGCTTCGTCGGGCTGGCCCGCGACGAGGAGACCCACGAGCCGCGCGCCTACATGGAGTCGCTGCCGGCCGACCTCTCCGGGCAGCCGGTGCTGGTCCTCGACCCGATGCTGGCCACCGGCGGCTCGCTGATCCACTGCTGCGAGCTGCTCGCCGACCGGGGCTGCACCGACATCATCGTCTGCTGCGTGCTGGCCGCCCCGGAGGGCGTCGAGCGCCTGCGGAACTCCGGCCTGCCGCTGCGCCTGATCACCGCCTCGATCGACGAGGGCCTCAACGAGAAGGCGTACATCGTGCCGGGCCTCGGCGACGCGGGCGACCGCCAGTTCGGCGGCATGCGGAGATTCTGA
- the deoC gene encoding deoxyribose-phosphate aldolase — protein MTATAPIGLSDLRSFLHGLPGVDKVGVEARAAALGTRSVKTSSKAKAIDLAIRMVDLTTLEGADTPGKVRALCAKGRRPDPADPSCPPVAAICVYPAMVPVAAAALAGSGVHLASVATAFPSGQAPLEVKLADTRAAVAAGADEVDMVISRGAFLAGDYAKVFDEIVAVKEACGGAHLKVILETGELATYDNVRRASWLAMLAGADFIKTSTGKVAVNATLPITLVMLEAVRDFRERYGRQIGVKPAGGIKNTKDAIKYLVLINETVGDDWLSPDWFRFGASSLLNDLLMQRTKLTTGHYAGPDYFTLD, from the coding sequence ATGACTGCGACAGCGCCCATCGGGCTGTCCGATCTCCGCTCCTTCCTGCACGGCCTCCCCGGGGTCGACAAGGTGGGCGTGGAGGCGAGGGCGGCCGCGCTCGGCACCCGATCGGTGAAGACGAGCAGCAAGGCGAAAGCCATCGACCTGGCGATCCGGATGGTCGATCTCACCACTCTCGAGGGCGCCGACACGCCCGGCAAGGTGCGCGCCCTGTGCGCCAAGGGGCGGCGGCCCGACCCGGCCGACCCGAGTTGCCCGCCGGTCGCCGCGATCTGCGTCTACCCGGCCATGGTGCCGGTGGCCGCGGCCGCGCTGGCCGGCTCCGGGGTGCACCTGGCCAGCGTGGCCACCGCGTTCCCGTCCGGCCAGGCCCCGCTCGAGGTGAAACTGGCCGACACCCGGGCCGCGGTGGCGGCCGGTGCCGATGAGGTCGACATGGTGATCAGCCGGGGCGCGTTCCTGGCCGGCGACTACGCCAAGGTGTTCGACGAGATCGTCGCGGTCAAGGAGGCGTGCGGCGGCGCGCACCTCAAGGTGATCCTGGAGACCGGCGAGTTGGCCACCTACGACAACGTCCGGCGCGCCTCGTGGCTGGCCATGCTGGCCGGCGCCGACTTCATCAAGACCTCCACCGGCAAGGTCGCGGTGAACGCGACGCTGCCGATCACGCTGGTGATGCTGGAGGCGGTGCGCGACTTCCGGGAGCGGTACGGCCGGCAGATCGGCGTCAAGCCGGCCGGCGGGATCAAGAACACCAAGGACGCCATCAAGTACCTGGTGCTGATCAACGAGACCGTCGGCGACGACTGGCTGAGCCCGGACTGGTTCCGGTTCGGCGCCTCCTCCCTGCTCAACGACCTGCTGATGCAGCGCACCAAGCTGACCACCGGTCACTACGCCGGCCCCGACTACTTCACCCTGGACTGA
- a CDS encoding aldehyde dehydrogenase family protein, with amino-acid sequence MFEYAPAPESRSVVSLDSSYGLFIDGAFDPAREGGTFKTVNPASEEVLAEVASAGPEDVDRAVAAARRAFGQWSALPGSERAKYLFRIARIIQERSRELAVLESLDNGKPIRESRDVDLPLVAAHFFYYAGWADKLAYAGFGPDPRPIGVAGQVIPWNFPLLMLAWKIAPALATGNTVVLKPAETTPLSALFFADVCRQAELPPGVVNIVTGAGDTGAYLVAHPDVDKVAFTGSTEVGREIARTVAGTGKRLSLELGGKAANIVFDDAPIDQAVEGIVNGIFFNQGHVCCAGSRLLVQESVAQELLESLKRRMSTLRLGDPLDKNTDIGAINSAAQLARITELTEIGGQEGAERWSPACELPDRGFWFAPTIFTGVTQAHRIAREEIFGPVLSVLTFRTPAEAIEKANNTPYGLSAGVWTEKGSQILAVADKLRAGVVWANTFNKFDPASPFGGYKESGYGREGGRHGLEAYLA; translated from the coding sequence ATGTTCGAATACGCACCGGCGCCCGAATCCCGCTCCGTCGTCTCCCTCGACTCCTCCTACGGACTGTTCATCGACGGCGCCTTCGACCCGGCCCGGGAGGGTGGCACCTTCAAGACGGTGAACCCGGCCTCCGAGGAGGTCCTCGCCGAGGTCGCCTCGGCCGGCCCGGAGGACGTCGACCGGGCGGTCGCGGCGGCCCGCCGCGCCTTCGGGCAGTGGTCCGCCCTGCCCGGGTCCGAACGGGCCAAGTACCTGTTCCGGATCGCCCGGATCATCCAGGAGCGATCCCGCGAACTGGCCGTCCTGGAGTCGCTGGACAACGGCAAGCCGATCCGGGAGTCGCGCGACGTCGACCTGCCGCTGGTCGCCGCGCACTTCTTCTACTACGCGGGCTGGGCCGACAAGCTGGCGTACGCCGGCTTCGGCCCGGACCCCCGCCCGATCGGCGTGGCCGGCCAGGTCATCCCGTGGAACTTCCCGCTGCTGATGCTGGCCTGGAAGATCGCACCGGCGCTGGCGACCGGCAACACCGTGGTGCTCAAGCCGGCCGAGACCACCCCGCTCTCCGCGCTCTTCTTCGCCGACGTGTGCCGGCAGGCCGAGCTGCCGCCGGGCGTGGTCAACATCGTCACCGGGGCCGGCGACACCGGGGCCTACCTGGTGGCCCACCCGGACGTCGACAAGGTGGCGTTCACCGGCTCGACCGAGGTGGGCCGGGAGATCGCCCGGACGGTGGCCGGCACCGGCAAGCGGCTCAGCCTGGAGCTGGGCGGCAAGGCGGCGAACATCGTCTTCGACGACGCGCCGATCGACCAGGCGGTCGAGGGGATCGTCAACGGGATCTTCTTCAACCAGGGTCACGTCTGTTGCGCCGGGTCGCGCCTGCTGGTGCAGGAGTCCGTCGCCCAGGAGCTGCTGGAGTCCCTGAAACGGCGGATGAGCACGCTGCGGCTGGGCGACCCGCTGGACAAGAACACCGACATCGGCGCGATCAACTCAGCGGCGCAGTTGGCGCGCATCACCGAATTGACGGAAATCGGTGGGCAGGAGGGCGCGGAGCGCTGGTCGCCGGCCTGCGAGCTGCCCGACCGCGGGTTCTGGTTCGCGCCGACCATCTTTACCGGCGTGACCCAGGCGCACCGGATCGCCCGGGAGGAGATCTTCGGGCCGGTCCTGTCGGTGCTCACCTTCCGCACCCCGGCCGAGGCGATCGAGAAGGCGAACAACACGCCGTACGGGTTGTCCGCCGGCGTCTGGACCGAGAAGGGCTCCCAGATCCTGGCCGTCGCCGACAAGCTGCGCGCCGGGGTGGTCTGGGCCAACACGTTCAACAAGTTCGACCCGGCGTCGCCGTTCGGCGGTTACAAGGAGTCCGGTTACGGCCGGGAGGGTGGCCGGCACGGCCTGGAGGCGTACCTTGCCTAA
- a CDS encoding aldehyde dehydrogenase family protein, producing the protein MPKTSKTAVVAEPTRLTVRKTYKLYIGGKFPRSESGRTFVADGDNVALASRKDARDAVVAARAAQGGWAGATAYNRGQVLYRVAEMLEARRAEFVALGVSDTELNAAVDRWVWYAGWSDKIAQVAGGANPVAGPFFNISAPEPTGVVAVVAPATLLGLVSVIAPAIVTGNTAVVLAADPQIAITLAEVFATSDVPGGVVNILTGRYAETAPWLAAHADVNALDLTGVEHPELAAELERAAAGTLKRVIRPATGAVDFFADPGLQPITALLETKTVWHPKGY; encoded by the coding sequence TTGCCTAAGACATCGAAGACGGCAGTGGTCGCGGAACCCACGCGACTGACCGTTCGCAAGACCTACAAGCTCTACATCGGCGGCAAGTTCCCGCGCAGCGAGTCAGGACGGACCTTCGTGGCAGACGGCGACAACGTGGCCCTCGCCTCGCGCAAGGACGCCCGTGACGCGGTGGTCGCGGCCCGGGCGGCGCAGGGCGGGTGGGCCGGTGCGACGGCGTACAACCGCGGCCAGGTGCTCTACCGGGTCGCCGAGATGCTGGAGGCGCGCCGGGCCGAGTTCGTCGCGCTGGGCGTCTCCGACACCGAGCTGAACGCCGCGGTGGACCGCTGGGTCTGGTACGCCGGCTGGTCCGACAAGATCGCCCAGGTGGCCGGCGGGGCCAACCCGGTGGCCGGGCCGTTCTTCAACATCTCCGCGCCCGAGCCGACCGGCGTGGTCGCCGTGGTCGCCCCGGCCACGCTGCTCGGCCTGGTCAGCGTGATCGCCCCGGCGATAGTGACCGGGAACACCGCGGTGGTGCTGGCCGCCGACCCGCAGATCGCGATCACGCTGGCCGAGGTGTTCGCGACCTCGGACGTACCGGGCGGGGTGGTGAACATCCTCACCGGGCGCTACGCGGAGACCGCACCCTGGCTGGCCGCGCACGCCGACGTGAACGCGCTGGACCTGACCGGGGTGGAGCACCCGGAACTGGCCGCCGAGCTGGAACGGGCCGCCGCCGGCACGCTGAAACGGGTGATCCGGCCCGCCACCGGTGCGGTGGATTTCTTCGCCGACCCCGGTCTGCAACCCATCACCGCGTTGTTGGAGACCAAGACGGTCTGGCATCCGAAGGGTTACTAG
- a CDS encoding DNA primase, with protein MTSQSDEPEASAPVAEKSSAEGLNGRELWDEVRVEPVEIALPGSVGLTLRAYRKVSELTPTEIEAEEDDLFDARKRAALDEDGEEGIIVDEEYEALLSDDDDADAKSGDETSEKSEGSDAADETEEAKAQPDDEEVPMFLSHKGRLLAFKNAESLVSFIRSGAPHDLAQLDTWGDLAERVQSSDIDPLPEERYELDLVVENLRGGHDTWDLPLLIAAGEVARDLGYALRLKPVILALSPGSPLDDLDESLRAAQTGGMGGFFGRRRLKKIGAQQASLGWRSVIGKISAAVDWRD; from the coding sequence GTGACCAGCCAGTCCGACGAGCCCGAGGCGTCCGCGCCGGTGGCCGAGAAGTCCTCAGCGGAAGGACTCAACGGGCGTGAGCTCTGGGACGAGGTCCGCGTCGAGCCGGTCGAGATCGCTCTCCCCGGCAGTGTCGGCCTGACCCTCCGGGCGTACCGGAAGGTCTCCGAGCTGACCCCGACCGAGATCGAGGCCGAGGAGGACGACCTCTTCGACGCGCGCAAGCGCGCCGCCCTCGACGAGGACGGCGAGGAGGGGATCATCGTCGACGAGGAGTACGAGGCGCTCCTCTCCGATGACGACGACGCGGACGCGAAGTCCGGCGACGAGACGTCCGAGAAATCCGAAGGTTCCGACGCCGCCGACGAGACGGAGGAGGCCAAGGCCCAGCCGGATGACGAGGAAGTACCCATGTTCCTCAGTCACAAGGGCCGGTTGCTCGCCTTCAAGAACGCCGAGTCGCTGGTCTCCTTCATTCGTTCGGGTGCTCCGCACGATCTCGCACAATTGGACACCTGGGGCGACCTCGCGGAGCGGGTACAGTCGAGCGACATCGACCCGCTGCCGGAGGAGCGCTACGAACTCGACCTCGTGGTGGAGAACCTGCGCGGCGGGCACGACACGTGGGATCTGCCGTTGCTGATCGCCGCCGGCGAGGTGGCCCGGGATCTGGGGTATGCCCTCCGGCTCAAGCCGGTGATCCTGGCGCTGTCCCCCGGCTCCCCGCTCGACGACCTGGACGAATCGCTGCGTGCCGCGCAGACCGGTGGGATGGGCGGTTTCTTCGGTCGCCGGCGACTGAAGAAAATCGGGGCACAACAGGCGAGTCTCGGCTGGCGTTCGGTGATCGGCAAGATCTCTGCTGCTGTGGACTGGCGTGACTGA
- a CDS encoding transposase has translation MALVRVYCGLASADDSVRSASAAPLTIAVVDDAGRLLGVHEISDDPAGYASLGTLLVERTTGFGDAAVAADSDDHVVTSLLTAAGRPLVVVDDDDADDFAERFSDDDSPEEMNAPAAARRAVGLARALQAGAIAAVTLPAPRELVSYKPVLAAHVAMLVGRNAAAVALREVLRELYPAALRAYPDPAHPLAMAVLEAIPEPGRLTGRGGDPAHAAQEIAGTLTRSGAGHEDQVVAAVTALQVAISESPRRGGVNKSLAPAAAEAVRHAIAAVRTCDEACSALVGTLTARTGLPATEPNVGRRAARRAAEPAGLPPAPAAAPETPSRFGRRGRPEPAVAGLGNGPATPQPLNAPPVAPDPIAPPPVAPAAANGLPGRAGTPGNRPVSVPPPPPGMTPITPGTRPVPGTRTPAIPSTPVSPAARNPISPAARNPISPAGSPSPADAGEPFRATLTHAELNRARAERQRTVIPARPNTRTTPPPAAANGTPASPTDFSLPMPAPRPAQETAEPGSRANWPLLNNGGDDAALTPPPVSAAASVSPAGDGESRVRPPWQDMPKEPPALRLVESQLNGGGRAKLPGLDQIGEPPSLRVVDGGGRGVDSLPTRVTALDRSATPPVPSDSSDGDLLIFAAARSAWFTGGPGDSGSVDWANPNDSGWRAAEKAATPAVAAETSAGLPKRVPQANLVPGSPLREERPLRIVRDAASIAAHTTGYFRGWRRGQEIGGFAMGGRPGREAAGGWDFTRDREGADEYRNNGAGYGGGR, from the coding sequence GTGGCGCTCGTGCGCGTGTACTGCGGTCTGGCGTCGGCTGATGATTCGGTGCGTTCGGCCTCGGCCGCGCCGCTGACCATCGCCGTGGTGGATGACGCGGGCCGGCTGCTCGGCGTCCACGAGATCAGCGACGATCCGGCGGGTTATGCCTCGCTGGGGACGCTCCTCGTGGAACGGACGACGGGTTTCGGCGACGCGGCGGTGGCCGCCGACAGTGACGACCACGTCGTCACCTCGCTGCTCACCGCCGCCGGCCGGCCGCTGGTCGTGGTCGACGACGACGACGCGGACGACTTCGCCGAGCGCTTCTCGGACGACGACTCCCCGGAGGAGATGAACGCCCCGGCCGCCGCCCGGCGGGCGGTCGGGCTGGCCCGGGCCTTGCAGGCCGGCGCGATCGCCGCGGTGACCCTGCCCGCGCCGCGCGAGCTGGTCAGCTACAAGCCGGTGCTGGCCGCCCACGTGGCCATGCTGGTCGGGCGGAACGCGGCGGCCGTCGCCCTGCGCGAGGTGCTCCGCGAGCTCTACCCGGCCGCCCTGCGCGCCTACCCGGATCCGGCGCACCCGCTGGCCATGGCGGTCCTGGAGGCGATCCCCGAGCCCGGCCGGCTGACCGGCCGGGGCGGTGACCCGGCGCACGCCGCGCAGGAGATCGCCGGCACGCTGACCCGGTCCGGCGCCGGCCACGAGGACCAGGTGGTCGCCGCGGTCACCGCGCTCCAGGTGGCGATCAGCGAGTCGCCGCGCCGCGGCGGCGTCAACAAGTCGCTGGCCCCGGCCGCCGCCGAGGCGGTCCGGCATGCCATCGCCGCGGTCCGCACCTGCGACGAGGCGTGCTCGGCCCTGGTCGGCACACTCACCGCCCGGACCGGCCTCCCGGCCACCGAGCCGAACGTCGGCCGTCGCGCCGCTCGCCGGGCCGCCGAGCCGGCCGGGCTGCCGCCGGCGCCCGCCGCGGCGCCGGAGACCCCGTCCCGGTTCGGCCGTCGCGGCCGTCCCGAGCCGGCCGTCGCCGGCCTGGGCAACGGCCCGGCCACCCCGCAGCCGCTGAACGCTCCGCCGGTCGCCCCGGACCCGATCGCGCCGCCGCCGGTGGCCCCGGCCGCGGCCAACGGGCTTCCCGGCCGGGCCGGCACGCCGGGCAACCGGCCGGTGTCGGTGCCGCCGCCCCCGCCGGGCATGACGCCGATCACCCCGGGGACCCGGCCGGTGCCGGGCACCCGGACCCCGGCCATCCCGTCGACACCGGTCTCGCCGGCGGCCCGCAACCCGATCTCCCCCGCGGCCCGCAACCCGATCTCGCCGGCCGGCTCGCCGAGCCCGGCCGACGCGGGCGAGCCGTTCCGCGCCACGCTCACCCACGCCGAGCTCAACCGGGCGCGGGCCGAGCGGCAGCGCACCGTCATCCCGGCCCGGCCGAACACGCGGACCACCCCGCCGCCCGCCGCGGCGAACGGGACACCCGCGAGCCCGACCGACTTCAGCCTGCCGATGCCGGCGCCGCGTCCCGCCCAGGAGACCGCGGAGCCGGGTTCCCGGGCGAACTGGCCGCTGCTCAACAACGGCGGCGACGACGCGGCGCTCACCCCGCCGCCCGTCTCGGCCGCCGCCTCGGTCAGCCCGGCCGGTGACGGCGAGAGCCGGGTGCGCCCGCCGTGGCAGGACATGCCGAAGGAGCCGCCGGCCCTGCGCCTGGTGGAGTCCCAGCTCAACGGTGGTGGCCGAGCCAAGCTGCCGGGTCTCGACCAGATCGGCGAGCCGCCCTCGCTGCGGGTCGTCGACGGTGGCGGCCGCGGTGTCGACAGCCTGCCGACCCGGGTCACCGCGCTGGACCGGAGCGCCACCCCGCCGGTCCCGTCGGACAGCAGCGACGGCGATCTGCTGATCTTCGCGGCCGCCCGGTCCGCCTGGTTCACCGGCGGCCCCGGCGACTCGGGCAGCGTCGACTGGGCCAACCCGAACGACAGCGGCTGGCGTGCCGCGGAGAAAGCGGCCACCCCGGCCGTCGCCGCGGAGACCTCAGCCGGCCTGCCCAAGCGGGTGCCCCAGGCCAACCTGGTGCCCGGCTCCCCGCTGCGCGAGGAGCGCCCGCTGCGGATCGTCCGGGACGCGGCGTCGATCGCCGCGCACACCACCGGCTACTTCCGCGGCTGGCGGCGTGGTCAGGAGATCGGCGGGTTCGCGATGGGTGGCCGCCCGGGGCGCGAGGCGGCCGGCGGGTGGGACTTCACCCGGGACCGCGAGGGCGCCGACGAGTACCGCAACAACGGCGCCGGTTACGGCGGCGGTCGCTGA
- a CDS encoding HAD family hydrolase has translation MRAIVFDFFGTLTDPAAERDRLAAFAATARSLGVPVDRFTAAMTGSFPRRIVGAHGGTRDTLLAMARSCGAEPNDDRLTAAVSIHHAGAEIVRRPRPEALGVLDGLRAEGYLLGLLSDCSSELVEAWPATPYASRIDVPVFSWRERCRKPDPRLYATVAERLGVRAAECWFVGDGGSRELDGARRAGMRPVLVTNVAYPDARQLRTDPDAFLPDHRIPDLSALPALFTHP, from the coding sequence ATGCGAGCCATCGTCTTCGATTTCTTCGGTACGCTCACCGACCCGGCCGCCGAGAGGGACCGGCTAGCCGCGTTCGCCGCGACCGCGCGGTCCCTGGGCGTGCCGGTCGACAGGTTCACCGCCGCGATGACGGGTTCCTTCCCGCGGCGGATCGTCGGCGCCCACGGCGGTACCCGGGACACCCTGCTGGCGATGGCCCGGTCCTGCGGGGCGGAACCGAACGACGACCGCCTGACGGCCGCGGTCAGCATCCACCACGCGGGCGCTGAGATCGTTCGCAGGCCCCGTCCGGAGGCCCTGGGGGTACTGGATGGGCTACGGGCGGAGGGGTATCTTCTCGGGCTTCTGAGCGACTGTTCGAGTGAGCTCGTCGAGGCGTGGCCGGCGACGCCGTACGCGTCCCGGATCGACGTCCCGGTCTTCTCCTGGCGGGAGCGGTGCCGCAAGCCGGACCCGCGCCTCTACGCGACGGTGGCCGAGCGGCTCGGCGTCCGGGCCGCGGAGTGCTGGTTCGTCGGCGACGGGGGCAGCCGGGAGTTGGACGGCGCCCGCCGGGCCGGGATGCGACCGGTGCTGGTGACCAACGTTGCCTACCCGGACGCCCGGCAGCTGCGCACCGACCCGGACGCCTTTCTCCCGGATCATCGGATCCCGGACCTGTCCGCCCTTCCGGCGCTGTTCACCCATCCCTGA
- a CDS encoding GTP-binding protein — MSQRPAAGGRVTSAKIVIAGGFGVGKTTLVGSVSEITPLTTEAIMTSAGVGVDDNRQVPGKMTTTVAMDFGRISIDRDLILYLFGTPGQTRFWFMWDELVRGAIGAVVMVDTRRLADCFAAIDFFEHRRLPYLVAINCFDGMQYHNPQDVRDALAISSDVPVVSCDARNRESTKNVLISLVEYVLTMRRTRAVAPA; from the coding sequence ATGTCGCAACGTCCCGCTGCGGGCGGACGCGTGACATCGGCGAAGATTGTCATCGCCGGTGGCTTCGGCGTCGGTAAGACGACGCTGGTGGGCTCGGTCTCGGAGATCACCCCACTGACCACCGAGGCGATCATGACCTCGGCCGGTGTGGGCGTCGATGACAACCGGCAGGTGCCGGGCAAGATGACCACCACCGTCGCCATGGACTTCGGCCGGATCAGCATCGATCGCGACCTGATCCTGTACCTGTTCGGCACCCCCGGCCAGACCCGGTTCTGGTTCATGTGGGACGAGCTGGTCCGGGGTGCGATCGGTGCGGTGGTCATGGTGGACACGCGTCGGCTCGCCGACTGCTTCGCCGCCATCGACTTCTTCGAACACCGTCGCCTGCCGTACCTGGTAGCGATCAACTGCTTCGACGGCATGCAGTACCACAACCCGCAGGACGTTCGGGACGCGCTGGCGATCTCGAGCGACGTGCCGGTGGTGAGCTGCGACGCCCGCAACCGTGAGTCGACGAAGAACGTCCTCATCTCCCTGGTGGAGTATGTGCTGACGATGCGTCGCACGCGCGCGGTCGCCCCCGCCTGA
- a CDS encoding DUF742 domain-containing protein → MPERDEPTGALVRPYAVTRGRTRPKLEIALEALVETTVRGRSGMIRGGQGGSEHQYIAAMCDGGRVQSLAEIAARMQLPLGVARVIVADMASDGLLAVYEPTSLEDETDAVGTELLERVLSGLRRL, encoded by the coding sequence ATGCCTGAACGCGATGAGCCGACCGGCGCGCTGGTCAGGCCGTATGCCGTGACCCGTGGTCGAACCCGGCCCAAACTTGAGATAGCGCTGGAAGCGCTGGTCGAGACAACCGTGCGCGGCCGATCTGGGATGATCCGCGGCGGGCAGGGTGGAAGCGAGCATCAGTACATCGCGGCGATGTGCGACGGCGGCAGAGTTCAGTCGCTGGCCGAGATCGCCGCACGCATGCAACTGCCGCTCGGTGTGGCACGTGTGATCGTCGCCGACATGGCCTCTGACGGCCTGCTCGCGGTGTACGAGCCCACCTCGCTAGAGGACGAGACCGACGCGGTAGGCACGGAACTGCTGGAAAGGGTGCTGAGTGGACTTCGCAGGCTCTGA
- a CDS encoding roadblock/LC7 domain-containing protein, with product MTSTQDLGWLLANFADRVPGVAHAIAVSADGLLLAASRDLPRDRADQLAAIASGLVSLTQGAARCFEGGAVLQTVVEMDNGFLFLMSISDGSSFAVLAARSCDVGQVGYEMALLVDRVGEALTPAPRSAAGVLG from the coding sequence ATGACATCTACGCAGGATCTCGGTTGGCTTCTGGCCAACTTTGCTGACCGCGTTCCCGGGGTCGCGCACGCGATCGCGGTCTCCGCCGACGGCCTGCTCCTGGCGGCCTCGCGGGACCTCCCCCGGGACCGTGCGGACCAGCTCGCAGCGATCGCGTCCGGGCTGGTCAGCCTGACCCAGGGCGCCGCCCGGTGCTTCGAGGGTGGTGCTGTTCTGCAGACGGTCGTGGAGATGGACAATGGGTTCCTGTTCCTGATGTCCATTTCCGATGGTTCCTCGTTCGCGGTGCTCGCGGCTCGCAGCTGCGACGTCGGTCAGGTGGGCTACGAGATGGCCCTGCTGGTCGACCGCGTCGGTGAGGCGCTGACCCCCGCGCCGCGGTCGGCGGCCGGGGTGCTGGGCTGA